Proteins from a single region of Alloscardovia omnicolens:
- the nucS gene encoding endonuclease NucS: MRIIVADCSAQYSGRLNASLPRAKRVIMIKADQSCLIFSELGSYKPLNWMAAPCTLREIDADSARYAQIEQEMGYQDVPGYLYVSANKTSDVLRIALWEVLSDTQFELGEDPGLDKDGVEAHLQKYLAEQIERAGDGMRLVRREYPTAIGPVDIMAIDGNGEHVAIEIKRHGGIDGVEQLTRYCELLNRDPLLAPVRGIFAAQTITAQARTLAQDRGFECLILDYDDMKGSESDELMLF, from the coding sequence ATGAGAATTATTGTGGCTGACTGTTCCGCGCAGTATTCGGGAAGGCTCAATGCCTCTCTTCCACGCGCAAAACGTGTGATTATGATCAAAGCAGACCAATCATGCTTAATCTTTTCTGAGCTGGGATCTTATAAACCCCTCAATTGGATGGCAGCTCCGTGCACCTTGCGCGAAATTGATGCAGACAGTGCACGCTATGCGCAGATTGAGCAGGAGATGGGCTATCAGGATGTGCCTGGCTATCTTTATGTGAGTGCAAATAAGACGTCGGATGTTCTGCGTATTGCTTTGTGGGAGGTTCTTTCTGACACTCAATTTGAATTGGGGGAAGATCCAGGTCTTGATAAGGACGGAGTGGAAGCGCATCTGCAGAAATATTTAGCAGAGCAGATTGAACGTGCGGGCGATGGTATGCGTTTAGTGCGCCGTGAATACCCAACAGCTATTGGCCCTGTTGACATTATGGCGATTGATGGTAACGGTGAGCACGTAGCTATTGAAATTAAACGTCATGGTGGTATTGATGGCGTTGAACAGCTCACACGGTATTGCGAACTGCTCAATCGTGATCCGTTGCTTGCTCCTGTGCGAGGAATTTTCGCTGCACAGACCATAACTGCGCAGGCGAGAACACTAGCGCAAGATCGCGGTTTTGAGTGTCTCATCTTAGATTATGACGATATGAAAGGCTCAGAATCTGACGAGTTAATGCTGTTTTAA
- a CDS encoding F0F1 ATP synthase subunit epsilon produces MAASDRTIDVHIIAESHPLWKGAALSVVVPTLEGYMGILPDHEPILALMGEGTIKVTIDAEHTQSFDVKEGFISFEDNTLTVGIDDDFSA; encoded by the coding sequence ATGGCAGCATCTGATCGCACCATAGATGTGCATATCATTGCTGAAAGTCATCCGCTATGGAAAGGCGCAGCACTATCCGTTGTCGTTCCTACCTTGGAAGGATATATGGGTATTTTGCCAGACCATGAGCCTATTCTTGCTTTAATGGGAGAAGGAACTATTAAAGTAACCATTGATGCTGAGCACACACAGAGTTTTGATGTGAAGGAGGGCTTTATCTCCTTTGAAGATAACACTCTGACTGTGGGAATAGATGATGATTTTTCTGCGTAA
- the atpD gene encoding F0F1 ATP synthase subunit beta, with protein sequence MAEETSVPAQGRIIRVQGSVIDIEFPFGRLPEIYNALTVSIDGVQGEEGSNTTTITLEVEQHLGDSIVRAVALKPTDGLVRGSLVTDTGGPIEVPVGDVTKGHVFDVSGNILNAKPDEKIEIKERWSIHRNAPAFDQLESKTEMFETGIKVIDLLTPYVQGGKIGLFGGAGVGKTVLIQEMIQRVAQNHGGVSVFAGVGERTREGNDLIGEMEEAGVLEKTALVFGQMDEQPGTRLRVPLTALTMAEYFRDVQNQDVLLFIDNIFRFTQAGSEVSTLLGRMPSAVGYQPNLADEMGALQERITSTRGHSITSLQAIYVPADDYTDPAPATTFAHLDATTELARDIAAKGIYPAVDPLSSTSRILDPRYVGQEHYETANRVKAILQRNKELQDIIALIGIDELSEEDKTTVARARRIEQFLGQNFYVAEKFTGRPGSYVSADETVEAFKRICDGMYDHIPEQAFTGIGGIDDLEEKWHNMQKDLA encoded by the coding sequence ATGGCAGAGGAAACTAGTGTACCTGCACAAGGCCGTATTATTCGAGTCCAGGGCTCAGTTATTGATATTGAGTTTCCTTTTGGACGTTTGCCAGAGATTTACAATGCTCTGACCGTTTCTATTGACGGTGTGCAGGGTGAAGAAGGCTCCAACACTACGACGATTACACTGGAAGTTGAACAGCATCTGGGAGACTCCATTGTGCGCGCAGTTGCTTTGAAGCCAACTGATGGTCTGGTGCGTGGCTCTCTTGTTACCGATACTGGTGGCCCTATTGAGGTTCCAGTTGGCGATGTAACTAAGGGACACGTGTTTGATGTATCCGGCAATATTTTGAACGCTAAGCCAGATGAGAAGATCGAGATTAAGGAACGTTGGTCCATTCATCGCAATGCTCCAGCTTTCGATCAGCTTGAATCTAAGACAGAAATGTTTGAAACCGGTATTAAGGTTATCGATCTTTTAACCCCATATGTACAGGGTGGAAAGATTGGTCTGTTCGGTGGTGCTGGTGTAGGTAAAACCGTTCTGATTCAGGAAATGATTCAGCGCGTGGCTCAGAACCATGGTGGTGTATCTGTTTTTGCTGGTGTGGGTGAACGTACCCGTGAAGGTAACGACCTCATTGGCGAAATGGAAGAAGCTGGCGTTCTGGAAAAGACTGCTTTGGTCTTCGGACAGATGGATGAGCAGCCAGGTACTCGTTTACGCGTACCACTGACAGCTTTGACTATGGCTGAATACTTCCGTGACGTTCAGAATCAGGATGTGTTGCTGTTTATTGACAACATCTTCCGCTTTACTCAGGCAGGTTCTGAGGTATCTACTTTGCTGGGACGTATGCCATCTGCAGTAGGTTATCAGCCAAACTTGGCTGATGAAATGGGTGCTTTGCAGGAACGTATTACATCGACTCGTGGTCACTCCATTACCTCTTTGCAGGCTATTTATGTGCCTGCAGATGATTACACTGATCCGGCTCCAGCAACCACCTTCGCTCACTTGGATGCAACCACCGAGCTTGCTCGTGACATTGCTGCTAAGGGTATTTACCCAGCAGTAGATCCTTTGAGCTCTACGTCCCGAATCCTTGATCCTCGTTATGTGGGTCAGGAGCATTACGAGACTGCAAACCGTGTGAAGGCTATTTTGCAGCGTAATAAGGAACTTCAGGATATTATTGCTCTGATTGGTATTGATGAATTGTCTGAAGAAGATAAGACCACAGTTGCTCGTGCTCGTCGTATTGAGCAGTTCTTGGGTCAGAACTTCTATGTGGCAGAAAAGTTCACCGGCCGTCCAGGTTCCTATGTGTCTGCTGATGAAACAGTAGAAGCATTCAAGCGTATTTGTGATGGTATGTATGACCATATTCCTGAACAGGCATTCACCGGCATTGGCGGTATTGATGACCTGGAAGAGAAGTGGCATAACATGCAGAAGGATTTGGCATAA
- a CDS encoding F0F1 ATP synthase subunit gamma, which translates to MASQLAFKSRIASTESLEKIFNAQEMIASSRIAKARDVALAAKPYADAIFHAVKAMASHTVLKHPILGKSEKNNRVAVLALTSDRGMAGAYTSSIIRETEALLNRLEDDGKKPELFVYGRRGVSYYKYRGRDVAATWEGHTDAPGVDIAEKISDELYKAYMKSASEGGVNEFYIVFTEFINMVSQKVRIIRMLPVEVELVDDSYEGVVDKQKLSSQSVTNFTHTSYPLYSFEPNAEEVLDHILPKYVQSRIHQCLLTAAASETACRQNAMHTATDNARSLIEELTRKLNASRQASITQELTEIIGSADALNNEEE; encoded by the coding sequence ATGGCTTCCCAGCTCGCATTTAAATCACGCATAGCATCTACGGAGTCGTTGGAAAAGATTTTCAACGCTCAAGAGATGATTGCGTCTTCGCGTATTGCCAAAGCCCGTGATGTGGCTTTGGCTGCGAAGCCATATGCAGATGCGATCTTCCATGCTGTGAAAGCAATGGCTTCTCATACTGTGCTCAAGCATCCTATTTTGGGTAAGTCTGAAAAGAATAATCGCGTAGCAGTGCTTGCTTTAACCTCTGATCGTGGTATGGCTGGGGCATATACGTCTTCGATTATTCGTGAAACAGAAGCTTTGCTTAACCGTCTTGAAGATGATGGAAAAAAGCCAGAATTGTTCGTCTACGGTCGTCGAGGCGTGTCGTACTACAAGTATCGCGGTCGTGACGTGGCAGCAACATGGGAAGGTCATACTGACGCTCCTGGGGTAGATATTGCTGAAAAAATCAGTGACGAACTGTACAAGGCATATATGAAGTCAGCCAGTGAGGGCGGAGTAAACGAGTTCTATATTGTTTTCACCGAATTCATCAATATGGTCAGCCAAAAAGTACGTATTATTCGTATGCTTCCTGTAGAAGTGGAATTGGTTGACGATAGCTATGAAGGTGTGGTTGACAAGCAGAAATTATCGTCACAATCAGTGACGAATTTTACGCATACGTCGTATCCGCTCTACTCTTTCGAGCCAAATGCTGAAGAGGTACTGGATCATATTCTGCCAAAATACGTGCAGTCTCGCATTCATCAATGTTTGCTCACTGCGGCAGCATCTGAAACGGCATGTAGACAAAATGCTATGCACACTGCAACAGATAACGCTCGAAGCCTTATTGAAGAGCTTACGCGCAAGCTGAACGCTTCTCGTCAGGCTTCGATTACTCAAGAACTTACCGAAATTATCGGCAGTGCTGATGCACTGAACAACGAGGAAGAATAG